A region from the Rosa rugosa chromosome 6, drRosRugo1.1, whole genome shotgun sequence genome encodes:
- the LOC133716254 gene encoding BAHD acyltransferase At5g47980-like translates to MNESKRVNYVPLLLFYPNNSTTNHKINTVDDHHSMISERSKLLKTSLSETLIRFYPFAGRIFSHNNILSICCNDNGAAFIQTRVNCPISKVLEKHHPQTLNQLLPKDIESTIESTGCLLLIQANFFECGGLAIGVSISHKIADGFTLGTFIGNWAAMSLGSDIAAFPAAEFGIPTSLYPPQDLVVNSLSTSMKHDNNEAYVTGRFVFDASNIVRLKSKATSATVPNPTRVEVVSTLIWKCAMEASRSNLGFTRPAQLFLAANMRKVLEHPTLMGNLIGVVHIVKTRESDATLQSLVAILRETIKEFKVKYCNGVSGDDICQYFNEHRDLMGKDDINSYGITSWCRFGFYEANFGWGKPSWVTNPGMPFKNVIVLIDTKDGEGMEAIVSFKEKDMAVIETNKELLAYASLNPTVI, encoded by the coding sequence atGAACGAGTCAAAACGAGTCAACTATGTCCCCCTACTTCTCTTCTATCCCAACAATAGTACTACTAATCATAAGATCAATACAGTTGATGACCACCACTCTATGATTTCCGAAAGATCCAAGCTTCTTAAAACTTCATTATCTGAAACCCTTATCCGCTTCTATCCCTTTGCTGGAAGAATATTTAGCCACAATAACATTCTTTCAATCTGTTGCAATGACAATGGGGCGGCATTTATCCAAACTCGTGTCAATTGTCCCATATCAAAGGTTTTGGAAAAGCACCATCCTCAGACACTAAATCAATTACTTCCCAAAGACATAGAATCGACAATTGAAAGCACAGGCTGTCTCCTATTAATTCAAGCCAACTTCTTTGAATGTGGTGGACTTGCAATTGGGGTTAGCATTTCACATAAGATCGCGGATGGCTTCACACTCGGAACATTCATTGGTAACTGGGCCGCAATGAGCCTTGGCTCTGATATAGCGGCTTTTCCAGCTGCAGAGTTTGGTATTCCGACATCTCTTTACCCCCCACAAGATTTGGTCGTCAACTCATTGTCAACTTCCATGAAACACGATAATAATGAAGCTTATGTAACAGGGAGATTTGTATTTGATGCCTCAAATATTGTACGTCTCAAGTCTAAAGCCACTAGTGCCACCGTTCCAAATCCAACTCGTGTTGAAGTAGTGTCAACACTTATTTGGAAATGTGCAATGGAAGCTTCAAGATCAAACTTGGGTTTTACAAGGCCGGCCCAGCTGTTTCTAGCAGCAAACATGCGGAAAGTATTGGAGCATCCCACTTTAATGGGAAATCTTATAGGAGTTGTACATATAGTAAAGACACGAGAAAGTGATGCAACTCTTCAAAGCTTGGTTGCTATACTACGGGAAACCATTAAGGAATTTAAAGTGAAATATTGTAATGGAGTTAGTGGGGATGATATCTGCCAATATTTTAATGAACACAGAGATTTAATGGGTAAGGATGATATAAATAGCTATGGAATTACCAGTTGGTGCAGGTTTGGCTTCTATGAAGCTAATTTTGGATGGGGAAAGCCATCTTGGGTCACTAATCCAGGTATGCCATTCAAGAATGTAATTGTATTGATTGACACAAAAGATGGTGAAGGCATGGAAGCGATCGTGAGTTTTAAAGAAAAAGACATGGCTGTAATTGAAACCAATAAGGAGCTGCTTGCATATGCTTCTCTTAATCCCACTGTTATTTGA
- the LOC133716818 gene encoding desmethyl-deoxy-podophyllotoxin synthase-like: MFPDIQIPSLNYHDDLPLFTSLVVLVILVLLNRHWKKRSHTSLNDDGILRLPPGPWKLPLIGNLHQLALAAGSLPHHFLTDLAKKYGPMMHLKLGRVSAIIISSPDLAKQAVKIFSDRPTGFLAVEIISYNSSGIVASPCNDYWREMRKICALELLSAKRVQSFSSLREEETWNLVQSITQLSQPINLSEMIFSTVNSITARAALGKKCKHQQEFTSLIREMIRLTTAFGVPDLFPSLQFLNHVTGTKSAIERLHGKMDMILVDIINYHKQVLQSQRAAGEDHQQKDQDLVDVLLQLQESGELQFQLTANHVKAIILDIYTAGSETSATTIEWTMAELMKNPRVMEKAQVEIRQVVAGKKKIQEADIKKLDYLKLVVKETLRLHPPIGLILRQANKTCKVSGYDIPSGARVLVNAWALGRDPKHWGTNADCFEPERFQGSSIDFKGSDFEFIPFGAGKRLCPGISFGIATVEIALSQLLYYFNWKLPNGTNPQELDMTESTGLSTRKKNELKVIAIPFFP; encoded by the exons ATGTTCCCAGATATCCAAATTCCTTCCCTTAATTATCATGATGATCTTCCTCTCTTTACCTCTCTAGTTGTCCTAGTGATCCTAGTTCTTCTGAATCGGCATTGGAAGAAGAGGAGCCATACTAGTCTAAATGATGATGGTATTCTTCGGTTGCCCCCAGGGCCATGGAAGCTACCTCTTATCGGAAACTTGCATCAGTTAGCTTTGGCTGCTGGTTCTTTACCACATCATTTCTTAACAGACTTGGCCAAGAAATACGGTCCTATGATGCACCTCAAACTTGGACGAGTATCAGCCATCATCATATCATCACCTGACTTAGCCAAGCAAGCGGTAAAGATTTTCTCAGACCGACCAACCGGTTTTCTTGCTGTGGAAATCATCTCTTATAATTCTTCAGGCATAGTTGCTAGTCCTTGTAATGATTACTGGAGAGAAATGCGCAAGATTTGTGCCTTGGAGCTCCTAAGTGCAAAGCGTGTGCAGTCGTTTTCATCATTGAGAGAAGAAGAGACATGGAATCTTGTTCAGTCAATTACTCAATTGTCACAGCCAATCAACCTTAGCGAGATGATTTTCTCCACTGTAAACAGCATTACTGCTCGTGCAGCCTTaggaaaaaaatgcaaacacCAACAAGAGTTTACATCATTGATCCGCGAAATGATTAGGCTTACTACAGCCTTTGGTGTGCCAGATCTGTTCCCTTCGCTCCAATTCCTCAATCATGTCACAGGGACCAAGTCTGCCATTGAAAGATTGCATGGAAAGATGGACATGATTCTTGTTGATATTATCAATTATCACAAACAAGTACTACAGAGCCAGAGGGCAGCCGGTGAAGATCATCAACAGAAAGATCAAGATCTGGTCGACGTGCTTCTACAACTTCAAGAGTCTGGTGAACTTCAATTCCAACTCACAGCCAACCATGTCAAAGCTATAATCTTG GATATTTACACTGCTGGAAGTGAGACTTCAGCAACTACTATAGAGTGGACAATGGCGGAACTTATGAAAAATCCAAGAGTAATGGAGAAAGCACAGGTCGAGATACGCCAAGTTGTTGCAGGAAAGAAGAAAATTCAAGAGGCAGACATTAAGAAACTAGACTACTTGAAGTTGGTAGTAAAAGAAACGCTACGATTGCACCCTCCTATTGGCTTAATCCTAAGACAGGCAAACAAAACATGCAAAGTCAGTGGATATGATATACCGTCTGGAGCCAGGGTCTTGGTCAATGCTTGGGCATTAGGAAGAGACCCGAAACATTGGGGCACCAATGCTGATTGCTTTGAGCCTGAGAGGTTTCAAGGTTCTTCCATTGATTTTAAAGGGTCCGACTTTGAATTCATTCCATTTGGAGCTGGTAAGAGACTGTGTCCAGGCATCTCATTTGGAATTGCTACTGTTGAGATTGCACTTTCTCAGTTGCTCTACTACTTCAACTGGAAACTCCCAAATGGGACAAACCCTCAAGAGCTTGACATGACTGAATCTACAGGATTGAGCACTAGGAAGAAAAACGAATTGAAAGTGATTGCAATTCCTTTCTTTCCATAA